In Ktedonobacteraceae bacterium, the DNA window GTTCTACCAGTCCGGCAGGACGTTGCGGCCAGGGGTACATGGTATGCCACAGAAAAGCCCCCGAGAAGGTCGGCATGACATGCAACCCCAGGTTGTGCGAGGCCCGCATTGCTTTGACCATCTGATCCATCGCCCACTCTGTGCGTTCTCGCGGATGCCCGTGCAGTTCTTCCGGCGCGAAGGCATCGAATTGCACATCGTAGGCAGGATGAACAGCCACTAACTGGCCGATCAGATGCGTGGCCAGTTCTGTGATCACCAGCCCGTTACATCTCCCCTTGAGATCATCGCAATATTGCTTCGATTCCGCCGCCTTATCAAGGTCTATCAGACGCTTCTCCCAGGCCGGAATCTGAACGCCGGCGAAACCCAATCCCCTGGCCCATTGCGTAATGCCCTCCAGGGTGTTGTAAGGAGGAACGTCCTGCACGAATTGGGCCAGAAATAGCGCCGGTCCTTTGATTTGAGACACGCATGGCCGCCTTTCCATTGTGGAGTATAAAATATTTGTCCTATGAAGCTTGACTTATGTCCTAATTATAACCTAAGGTGGGAGTACAAGCGGAAAAGGAGAAATGGCATAGGCCTGAATGGTGATAAAGATCGAAAAATTTGCATGACTGGTTTATAGTAGATAGACATACTGGCAAAAAGTAAACGTATCACTTTGGTTGCGACACAGACAGACGGACATGAGATGAGGTAAGTCAGAATGATCCAAATATTTGTATTGAGCGCCTTAATCGCCCTGCTTGTAGCTCTCGCAGGTACCTATATAGCGATACGAATGCAATCTCGCGCCCTGCTGAAACTCCATGTACAGCAAGAGGCATGGCAACGAGCGCAGGAGGCCCAATTACGCACCTGGGAAGTACGACAGGGTAGCCATGCCCTTGAAGTTGAGAAAAAGCTGGCCAACCAGGTGAAGCAGGTACAGGAGAACTGGCGCACATGGGAAATCAAGGACCAGCAACGCATTGCAGCCATGGTACAGGAATTTGAAGCATTGATGGGCAAATTGAACCTGGAACATGAACTGGCCAGACTTCCCCATATCGATGAGACGCCGCTGCCCGCAATTGACCATGATCAGCACCAACAACCTTTCAAGAACTGGCGTCCTCCTACTTTCTGTGGAGCCGATTTGAGCGGGCGCGATCTTTCCCATCGTTATCTTGTCCGGGCCGATTTCAGAGAAGCACAATTGAGAGGCACCAACTTCTACATGGCCGACCTGAGGGGCGCATGCCTCGCGGGTGCTGATCTGACGGGCGCTGATCTCTCCGGCACCGACCTTTCGGGGGCCGATTTGCGGTCTGCTATATTGAATGGCGTTAATCTTCTGGTAACGGACATACGTAATGCAGTGCTCAATGGCGCAGATTTACGGGGCGCGCGCAACCTGACGGCAGATCAGGCCTACTCCGCTATATTCGATGATACGACGCGGTTCGATGAACATGCCGATGTAACACTGCCCCGTATCCCCAGCATTCGTCTGACGGTATACACCGAATCCACACCTCTGGTTTCCCTCAAATCGTCCGAGGATGTCAAACAGTTGGAATTACCACCAAATTCCATCGAGGCAGCACCTGTCTTCACGCTGCCCGAAACTACCGAAAAACAGCCAGCCGTGGGCGAAATATCCCCAGATGCATCCGATACGCTTCAACCGCCATCGACTGCACAGTTTGAAGCACCCGAGCCTGCTAATCAGTTACTACCGGATAAAGAAGATACTTTCGAGCTGGCAATTCCTGAATCTGCCACTCATGAAGAACTAATCGACCAACTCCAGACTGCCGGTGATAGTGGTTGGCCGATACCGGGAGATACTGCTATCGCGAATGGGTATGCGAATGGAAACTCGGCAAACCATGCACATAATGGCGCCGCGACGAATGGCATGAACGGCCATCTAGCACAAGCTCCAGACCTGGATTCGTTTACGGAACAGCCTGCTGAGGATACTCTTTTGAGGCCGCAACCATCAAACGGAAATTCGCACGTCCCAATGAAGAAAGATCCTCGATCAGCTACCCAGGAAAATAGACGTACTGGAGGATCCGGTAAAGCCAATCCCAGGAAAGGACGCAATGACCGAAGGCGAGCAAAGGCAAATTAACCCGGTCTGCCGCGACTTCGCCAGCTTCATCAAAAATCCTCAATTGTTTGTTTTGCCTTACTTACTGCTGCCAGCCAGCCAAGGACTGGCTATTATCAGGTGTTCCAACATAGCCATAAAGGATATTGTGCTATACTAGCATCGATGGGCTGGTTGGGCTGGGACATAAAGCAACTTCTGAGGAGAAACTAGTATGACTGAAGAGCAGATGCCATTAGCAGGGAAAATCGCCTTGGTGACAGGCAGCAGTCAAGGTATCGGGCGAGCGACGGCAGAGCGGTTGGCACGCTCAGGTGCCGATATTGTCATAAATTATCGTAGCAACGCCAGCGCTGCAAATGAGACCAGGGAAAGTATCGAGGCGCTGGGCAGGCGTTGTATCGCAATTCAGGCCGATGTGAGCCAGGAAGAACAGGTTACTCGCCTCTTCAATGAGGCAAATGCGGAACTCGGCCCGATCTCTATTTTAGTCAACAATGCCGGAACGACGCGCGATAAACTGATCTTACAGATGCCGCTTGCCGATTTCGAGCATGTCATCCATACGAATTTATATTCGGCTTTCCTTTGCACGAAAGCCGCCCTGCGCGGCATGATGAAGGCCCGTTGGGGCCGCATCGTCAACGTTGCTTCGGTAGCGGGTCTGCTAGGAAATGCTGGCCAGGCGAACTATAGCGCATCCAAGGCCGCCATTATCGCCCTGACCATCAGCACAGCGCGCGAAATGGCGAGCCGCAATATCACGGCCAACGCAATTGCACCCGGATTCGTGCCGACGGAATTGACCTCCACACTATCAGAACAGCAGCGAAAATATATGCGGGATATCACGCCTCTAGGACGTTTTGGTACTCCTGAAGAGGTGGCGGCAACGATCCATTTCCTATGCCTGCCAGAGGCCGGCTATGTCACCGGCCAGATCATCTGTGTTGATGGTGGAATGGCAATGCATATCTAACATAACAAATGAAACAAATTTGGCGCGGTTCTCCTCTAAACGGATAATAATCGCCTTATACAAAGGAGACCGCGCTATGACTTTGATTGAAACAGAGGAAACCAACCAATATACGTTTGAGGCCTTCGCGGCCCACGGTTTTTATACCGAGATTAACCGTTCACTTGTCCGGCGCGCGCTTGCGTCTATCGCAACTCGCCCCAATCGTTCAACACTGACCATCGTAGACATGGCCTGCGGAACCGGAGCTATTTCTCGCCTCGTCGCGGAAGAGATTCGCCATCATGGCAGGCAGGCACACATTATCGGCGTGGACCCATCGGCGGAAGCGTTGCGGCGTGCCCAAAGAGGAATGGAAGAAGCCGGGTTAGAAGGCTCGGGGGTCCATACGGACTTTATCCAGGGAGAGGCCGATGATCTCCCCAAGATCGTGCAGCATGCTGATGCTGCATTCTTTTGCAACGCCATCCACCTGCTCCCTGACAAGCTCTCGGCATTCCGCTTGACGGCCAGCATTCTTGCTCCCGGCGGTATTTTTGCCTGCAATAGTGGCTTTTACGAGGGTACTTACGTTGAGGGAACCGAACGCTTTTACCGCCTCTGGACACGCCGGGCCGTGGGATGGCTGCGTAAGGAACATCCCGAAATCCGCCTATCACGCGAATCAAAAGCGACGGCGATGCAATGGCTGACACCCGAAGAATACATAGACCTGCTCAAACAGAGCGGCTTCGATAGTGTCGATGCCAGGCAGGAATGCGCCATTATGACAGTAGATTCGTACCACGATATCGGTCAATACTGGTTATTCATCGAGGGGGCTTTGCCAGGCGTTCCATTGCCCGTCGGCGCGGCCGCATTGGGGATATCCGTCTACCAGGCCGGGCAGGAACTGGGCATCAAAGAGATACCCCGCAACTGGCTGCAAATTGTGGCCCGTAAATTGTAAAAGGGAGAAGCGACTTACAATAGCCCACGGCAGCATGCTTCCATATGATATCATTAACAAAGAGGGCTAAACCCCCCTGTAAGGATTTTATTGGGAAAATTCACCTTTCATCTGAAATAGCATGTGGTAGAAAAGGAGAAATCTCGCATGCAATGGGCCATTGCAACGGCAGCATTCCTGGCCTCTGCTGTCGAATTCGTCGAGGCGCTCACAATTGTACTCGTGGTCGGTGTAACGATCAACTGGCGTAGCTCCCTGGTAGGGGCTTTTGCGGCAGCCCTTACATTAGCGGTTATTGTTGGCACGCTGGGCGTAGCACTTGTTGTATATGTTCCTATCGTTATCCTGCGGCTTGCAGTCGGCATTGTACTGGTACTCTTCGGCCTGAAGTGGCTCAAAAAGGCCATTCTGCGCTATAGCGGGTTGAAAGCCCTGCATGACGAAGAGGCCATCTTCGAGGAGAAGATGGCGGAACTGCGAGGGCGAGGCGAAGCCACAACTCAAATCCAACCTTTCGGTGTGGCATTATCATACAAATCCGTCCTGCTCGAAGGGCTGGAAGTTGCTTTCATCGTCATCACTTTTGGCAGTAACGTCACAACCAGCGGTGGAATCGGCGGTATAGGCTCCGCCGCGATAGGCGCGGCAATCGCCGGTATCCTTGTTATCGGCGCAGGTGTGCTGGTAAGAGCACCTCTTAAGCGTGTACCAGAGAATACGTTGAAGTTCATAGTAGGTATCATGCTAACGAGCTTTGGTACATTCTGGGCCGGTGAGGGCTTTGGCTACAATTGGCCGCTATCGGATGCTTTCATTCTCATCCTGGTCGCTCTTTACCTTGTAGCCTCGTTTATCCTCGTCACCTGGCTTAAACAGGTGAAACAACGGCAGACAGAGGCCATTGCCATGCACAAAGACGCGATGGTAACCACAGAACAAGAAGGAGTACGCTCATGAAGGTAATCAACGCAATCTACCAGTTTATCGTGGGCGATATGATTATTCTGACAGGCATCGTCATCGCGCTGATCATACTTTTCTTGATTGAGTACGTTCCTTTCCTGTCTCCACTTCGTGTAGCGATTGGTCCCATCTTAATTGCAGCTGTACTGGTTGTTCTGGTTGCTACGCTAAGCCGGGAAGCGTTCAGCAAACGGTAAAACAAGTCCAGAAAAAAATCCTTACCAGCACACTGCCGGTAAGGATTTTTTCTGGCTTATTCATTGCAGGACAATCTGGCAACGATTGTGATAATCTCCCAGCTACAAACCCATCCAGGGCCTGCTCCTGAGTTTGCTAGAAGGCTTGCTGCATGCTACATATCTTATAAGCAGTATTGCACTAACTATAGGTAGAGTTATGTGAAGGGAGAAGAGTAAGTAGTATGGCAGACAATGACAAGGATCAGAGCAACAAATCACTTTTAAGCGCAGCCGCCATCGGTGTAGGAAAAACCGTTGTGAGTCTCAGACAAAAGAAAGAAGAGCCGAAACTCGTAGGTCAGATAGTGCTTATAACGGGCGGGTCGCGCGGCTTAGGTCTCCTTCTCTCCCACGAGTTCGCCCGCCAGGGAGCAAAAATAGTAATCTGCGCGCGTGATGAGCAGGAACTGGCACAGGCGAGGCAACAATTGGAAGAACGCGGTGCCGAAGTAATGGCCATTCCTTGTGATATCACCGACCGCGTACAGGCGCAGAATATGATTCAGCAGGCGACGGAAGCGTTCGGACGCATAGATATACTGGTGAATAACGCGGGCATTATTACGGTTGGTCCGCTCATGGCGCAGACACTGGAGGACTTTCGTGAAGCGATGGACATCATGTTCTGGGGCATGTTTTATACCACCATGGCTGTGCTGCCACAGATGCTAGACCGCAAAGAAGGACGTATTGTCAACATCACCTCTATTGGTGGAAAAGTGAGCGTGCCTCACCTGCTCCCCTATGACAGCGCGAAATTCGCGGCGGTAGGATTTTCCGAAGGCTTGCGAGCCGAGATGGCAAAAGAAGGCGTCAAAGTAATTACCATCGCTCCTGGTCTCATGCGCACCGGCTCCGAGATAAACGCTTACTTCAAGGGTAACAACCGGAAAGAATATACCTGGTTTACAGTCCTGGGTAGTTTACCGGTTCTCTCAATGAGCGCAGAGAAAGCAGCGCAAAAGATCGTGCAGGCCACATATCGTGGTAGCGCCGAGGCGATTCTAGGCTTTCCCGCAAAAATGCTGGCAAAATTCCATGGGCTTTTTCCAGGGGCGACTACCGGTATCCTCGGGTTGATCAATCGTTTCTTACCTGGCGCAGGGCCGGTATGGGGGTTGGAGCGTCACACGGGGAAAGAGAGCGAAACACCTGTTACACAATCTTTCATAACCGGTTCTACACAAAAAGCTGCCCAGGAGTACAACCAGACATAAAATTCTCATTAATTTTTTCCAATGTAACTAACGTTCGGTTGACACGCTATTGTTAAGCTGATATCATGGATGTTCATAGGGGCGTTTGTGCGC includes these proteins:
- a CDS encoding pentapeptide repeat-containing protein, producing the protein MIQIFVLSALIALLVALAGTYIAIRMQSRALLKLHVQQEAWQRAQEAQLRTWEVRQGSHALEVEKKLANQVKQVQENWRTWEIKDQQRIAAMVQEFEALMGKLNLEHELARLPHIDETPLPAIDHDQHQQPFKNWRPPTFCGADLSGRDLSHRYLVRADFREAQLRGTNFYMADLRGACLAGADLTGADLSGTDLSGADLRSAILNGVNLLVTDIRNAVLNGADLRGARNLTADQAYSAIFDDTTRFDEHADVTLPRIPSIRLTVYTESTPLVSLKSSEDVKQLELPPNSIEAAPVFTLPETTEKQPAVGEISPDASDTLQPPSTAQFEAPEPANQLLPDKEDTFELAIPESATHEELIDQLQTAGDSGWPIPGDTAIANGYANGNSANHAHNGAATNGMNGHLAQAPDLDSFTEQPAEDTLLRPQPSNGNSHVPMKKDPRSATQENRRTGGSGKANPRKGRNDRRRAKAN
- a CDS encoding SDR family oxidoreductase, which translates into the protein MADNDKDQSNKSLLSAAAIGVGKTVVSLRQKKEEPKLVGQIVLITGGSRGLGLLLSHEFARQGAKIVICARDEQELAQARQQLEERGAEVMAIPCDITDRVQAQNMIQQATEAFGRIDILVNNAGIITVGPLMAQTLEDFREAMDIMFWGMFYTTMAVLPQMLDRKEGRIVNITSIGGKVSVPHLLPYDSAKFAAVGFSEGLRAEMAKEGVKVITIAPGLMRTGSEINAYFKGNNRKEYTWFTVLGSLPVLSMSAEKAAQKIVQATYRGSAEAILGFPAKMLAKFHGLFPGATTGILGLINRFLPGAGPVWGLERHTGKESETPVTQSFITGSTQKAAQEYNQT
- the fabG gene encoding 3-oxoacyl-[acyl-carrier-protein] reductase, translated to MTEEQMPLAGKIALVTGSSQGIGRATAERLARSGADIVINYRSNASAANETRESIEALGRRCIAIQADVSQEEQVTRLFNEANAELGPISILVNNAGTTRDKLILQMPLADFEHVIHTNLYSAFLCTKAALRGMMKARWGRIVNVASVAGLLGNAGQANYSASKAAIIALTISTAREMASRNITANAIAPGFVPTELTSTLSEQQRKYMRDITPLGRFGTPEEVAATIHFLCLPEAGYVTGQIICVDGGMAMHI
- a CDS encoding methyltransferase domain-containing protein — its product is MTLIETEETNQYTFEAFAAHGFYTEINRSLVRRALASIATRPNRSTLTIVDMACGTGAISRLVAEEIRHHGRQAHIIGVDPSAEALRRAQRGMEEAGLEGSGVHTDFIQGEADDLPKIVQHADAAFFCNAIHLLPDKLSAFRLTASILAPGGIFACNSGFYEGTYVEGTERFYRLWTRRAVGWLRKEHPEIRLSRESKATAMQWLTPEEYIDLLKQSGFDSVDARQECAIMTVDSYHDIGQYWLFIEGALPGVPLPVGAAALGISVYQAGQELGIKEIPRNWLQIVARKL